One stretch of Variovorax sp. 54 DNA includes these proteins:
- a CDS encoding ABC transporter ATP-binding protein → MSHPILQLEDFCVAYRTVEAVHSVRLHVNEGEIVTVIGPNGAGKTTLLCAAMGLLVSSGKLSLDGERIARPGVETMVARGVALVPERRELFGEMSVEDNLLLGGFYQWRKGKRDQRARMDEIFEIFPRLKERRPQMASTLSGGERQMLAIGRALMARPRLLMLDEPSLGLAPLVVREVLRVVSQLRKHGVSVLLVEQNARAALQVADRAYVLEMGAVALEGNAGDLLHDQRIIDTYLGIGNKK, encoded by the coding sequence ATGAGTCACCCTATTCTTCAACTGGAAGACTTCTGCGTCGCCTACCGCACCGTCGAGGCAGTGCACAGCGTGCGCCTGCACGTGAACGAAGGCGAGATCGTCACCGTGATCGGCCCCAACGGCGCCGGCAAGACCACGCTGCTGTGCGCGGCCATGGGCCTGCTGGTGTCGAGCGGCAAGCTGTCGCTCGACGGCGAGCGCATCGCGCGCCCCGGCGTCGAGACCATGGTCGCGCGCGGCGTGGCGCTGGTGCCCGAGCGACGCGAGCTGTTCGGCGAGATGTCGGTCGAAGACAACCTGCTGCTCGGCGGCTTCTACCAGTGGCGCAAGGGCAAGCGCGACCAGCGCGCGCGCATGGACGAGATCTTCGAGATCTTTCCGCGCCTGAAGGAACGCCGTCCGCAGATGGCCTCCACGCTCTCCGGCGGCGAGCGCCAGATGCTGGCCATCGGCCGTGCGCTCATGGCGCGCCCGCGCCTGCTGATGCTCGACGAACCTTCGCTGGGCCTGGCCCCGCTGGTGGTGCGCGAGGTGCTGCGCGTGGTGTCGCAACTGCGCAAGCACGGCGTCTCGGTGCTGCTGGTGGAACAGAACGCCCGCGCCGCCCTGCAGGTGGCCGACCGCGCCTACGTGCTCGAGATGGGCGCAGTGGCGCTCGAAGGCAATGCCGGCGACCTGCTGCACGACCAAAGAATCATCGATACCTACCTGGGCATCGGGAACAAGAAATGA
- a CDS encoding glycosyltransferase family 2 protein translates to MAAPSPRSVDPDTPPPGARSLSCVIPCFNEGANLRHLLPLLEDVLWATRMHWEIIVVDDGSTDDTAAVAEAWCDLSGFRCISLSRNFGKEAALTAGLAAAGGDAVVLLDGDLQHSPELIHAMLAQWQAGAEVVYAVREARHDESRFKQLGSRLFYRLMNDSDRFSVPKDAGDFRLMDRKVVDALKSLPERSRFMKGLYAWVGFRAVALPYTPAPRTQGASSFNARRLVSLAIDGLTAFTTWPLRMVSVVGLLFAVPALSYGIFVAIDHLLFGNAVSGWTTIVVSLMFFIGIQMISTGIVGEYIARIYEEAKGRPLYVVRQERGTGLGAGQP, encoded by the coding sequence ATGGCCGCCCCCTCGCCGCGCAGCGTCGACCCCGACACGCCGCCGCCCGGCGCGCGCAGCCTCTCGTGCGTGATTCCCTGCTTCAACGAGGGCGCCAACCTGCGCCACCTGCTGCCTCTGCTCGAAGACGTGCTGTGGGCCACGCGGATGCACTGGGAGATCATCGTGGTCGACGACGGCAGCACCGACGACACCGCCGCCGTGGCCGAGGCTTGGTGCGACCTGTCGGGCTTTCGCTGCATCTCGCTGTCGCGCAACTTCGGCAAGGAGGCCGCGCTCACCGCGGGCCTGGCGGCGGCCGGCGGCGATGCGGTGGTGCTGCTCGACGGCGACCTGCAGCACTCGCCCGAACTCATCCACGCCATGCTCGCGCAGTGGCAGGCCGGCGCCGAGGTGGTCTACGCGGTGCGCGAGGCGCGCCACGACGAGAGCCGCTTCAAGCAGCTCGGCAGCCGCCTGTTCTACCGGCTCATGAACGACTCCGACCGCTTCTCGGTGCCGAAGGACGCGGGCGACTTCCGACTGATGGACCGCAAGGTGGTCGACGCGCTGAAGAGCCTGCCCGAGCGCAGCCGCTTCATGAAGGGCCTCTACGCATGGGTCGGGTTCCGCGCCGTGGCGCTGCCCTACACGCCGGCCCCGCGCACGCAGGGCGCCAGCAGCTTCAACGCACGGCGGCTCGTGAGCCTGGCGATCGACGGGCTCACCGCCTTCACCACCTGGCCGCTGCGCATGGTGAGCGTGGTCGGCCTGTTGTTCGCGGTGCCGGCGCTGTCGTACGGCATCTTCGTGGCCATCGACCACCTGCTGTTCGGCAACGCCGTCTCCGGCTGGACCACCATCGTCGTGAGCCTGATGTTCTTCATCGGCATCCAGATGATCTCGACCGGCATCGTGGGCGAGTACATCGCGCGCATCTACGAGGAAGCCAAGGGCCGGCCGCTGTACGTGGTGCGGCAAGAGCGCGGGACCGGCCTCGGGGCCGGGCAGCCATGA
- a CDS encoding phosphatase PAP2 family protein: MHALNLALLQWLAAGAQPTPWVLMCARTLALGGSWLCAAVALATLWRRPDDRAYLVAVALLAGLASMLSHAIALRLNVPRPFAQGLVPAYITHAVNGSLPSTHASVMFTVALAFLARSGLRAIGVPLLVLAAATGWGRVYTGVHFPFDIAAGLLLAGTLVGALGTAQWLTHRAAVRAATRATASAWRPS, encoded by the coding sequence ATGCACGCGCTGAACCTCGCCCTGCTTCAATGGCTCGCCGCCGGCGCGCAGCCCACGCCGTGGGTGCTGATGTGCGCCCGGACGCTGGCGCTGGGCGGCAGCTGGCTGTGCGCCGCCGTTGCCCTCGCCACGCTATGGCGCCGGCCCGACGACCGCGCCTACCTGGTCGCAGTCGCGCTGCTGGCCGGGCTGGCCTCGATGCTGTCGCATGCCATTGCGCTGCGGTTGAACGTGCCGCGTCCCTTTGCGCAGGGGCTGGTGCCGGCCTACATCACGCACGCGGTCAACGGCTCGCTGCCGAGCACGCACGCCAGCGTGATGTTCACCGTCGCGCTGGCCTTCCTGGCGCGCAGCGGCCTGCGCGCCATCGGCGTGCCGCTGCTCGTGCTGGCCGCCGCGACCGGCTGGGGCCGCGTCTACACCGGGGTTCACTTTCCGTTCGACATCGCGGCCGGCCTGCTGCTGGCCGGCACGCTCGTCGGTGCACTGGGCACCGCGCAATGGCTGACCCACCGCGCGGCCGTGCGTGCCGCCACCCGTGCCACGGCTTCCGCCTGGAGACCCTCATGA
- a CDS encoding ArnT family glycosyltransferase: MTPRTTTTTPAWWTAPQPVWLIAGIVAWLLVTAWARPLMAPDEGRYVGVALGMLHSGDWLVPRLDGLPFFHKPPLFYWIGAAAMAVAGPVEWAARLPSVLGASVAAAALYLFLRRWSTVRLALLSTVVLLTTPFFFLGAQFANLDMLVAGCISATVLLGAGAVLAREHEEPWRALLAGAYLLAAAGLLAKGLIGLLLPALVLLAWCAVTRKAVVLRLAVWLPGWAILLAVAGPWFVAMQMKFPEFFDYFVITQHFRRFASSGFNNEHGMWFYLPVLAALTLPWFAWALVPRGRDAAAPRTRFSDIDWLMWIWLAVIVGFFSLPRSKLVGYVLPALPPLACLIAQRVLAGRVLDTLLPKVRVTAVASALVCVACVAGLALYARPPGTLLRLSEGQAVAASDQVLMLDSYLYEIPFYWKLRTPVRIVDDWQAAATDTRDNWRKEISDAARFDPARAAELLLDRTQLAAALCMPRTTWLVGPSNAQLAHPWLARAQLVAFTPAVAAWRFTGSATGDAQCLDLPPATPASAND; encoded by the coding sequence ATGACACCGCGCACGACCACGACCACGCCCGCCTGGTGGACCGCGCCGCAGCCGGTGTGGCTCATCGCGGGCATCGTCGCCTGGCTGCTCGTCACGGCCTGGGCCCGGCCGCTGATGGCGCCCGACGAAGGTCGCTACGTCGGCGTCGCGCTGGGCATGCTGCATTCCGGCGACTGGCTGGTGCCTCGGCTCGATGGCCTGCCCTTCTTCCACAAGCCGCCGCTGTTCTACTGGATCGGCGCCGCCGCGATGGCGGTGGCCGGGCCGGTGGAATGGGCCGCGCGGCTGCCCTCGGTGCTGGGAGCGAGCGTGGCGGCGGCGGCGCTGTACCTGTTCCTGCGCCGCTGGTCGACGGTGCGGCTGGCGCTGCTGTCCACCGTGGTGCTGCTCACCACGCCCTTCTTCTTCCTGGGTGCGCAGTTCGCCAACCTGGACATGCTGGTGGCCGGCTGCATCTCGGCCACCGTGCTGCTCGGGGCCGGCGCCGTGCTGGCGCGCGAGCACGAGGAACCGTGGCGCGCCCTGCTGGCGGGCGCCTACCTGCTCGCGGCGGCAGGGCTGCTGGCCAAGGGCCTCATCGGCCTGCTGCTGCCCGCGCTGGTGCTGCTGGCCTGGTGCGCGGTGACGCGCAAGGCCGTCGTGCTGCGCCTGGCCGTGTGGCTGCCGGGCTGGGCGATCCTGCTGGCGGTGGCCGGGCCGTGGTTCGTCGCGATGCAGATGAAGTTTCCCGAGTTCTTCGACTACTTCGTGATCACCCAGCACTTCCGCCGCTTTGCGTCCTCGGGCTTCAACAACGAACACGGCATGTGGTTCTACCTGCCGGTGCTGGCGGCCCTCACGCTGCCGTGGTTCGCCTGGGCCCTGGTGCCGCGCGGCCGCGACGCGGCGGCGCCGCGCACGCGCTTCTCGGACATCGACTGGCTCATGTGGATCTGGCTCGCGGTGATCGTGGGCTTCTTCTCGCTGCCGCGCTCCAAGCTGGTCGGCTACGTGCTGCCCGCGCTGCCGCCGCTGGCCTGCCTGATCGCGCAGCGCGTGCTCGCGGGCCGCGTGCTCGACACGCTGCTGCCCAAGGTCCGCGTGACGGCTGTCGCGTCGGCCCTCGTGTGCGTCGCCTGCGTGGCCGGCCTGGCGCTCTACGCACGGCCGCCGGGCACGCTGCTGCGGCTGTCCGAAGGCCAGGCCGTGGCGGCCAGCGACCAGGTGCTGATGCTCGACAGCTACCTCTACGAGATCCCGTTCTACTGGAAGCTGCGCACGCCGGTGCGGATCGTGGACGACTGGCAAGCCGCCGCCACCGACACGCGCGACAACTGGCGCAAGGAGATCTCGGACGCGGCGCGTTTCGACCCCGCGCGCGCCGCCGAGCTGCTGCTCGACCGCACGCAGCTCGCCGCCGCGCTGTGCATGCCGCGCACCACCTGGCTGGTGGGGCCGAGCAACGCGCAGCTGGCCCACCCGTGGCTCGCGCGGGCGCAGCTGGTCGCCTTCACGCCGGCCGTCGCGGCCTGGCGCTTCACGGGCAGCGCGACCGGCGACGCGCAGTGCCTCGACCTGCCACCGGCGACCCCGGCCAGCGCCAATGACTGA
- a CDS encoding LysR family transcriptional regulator: MNSMDLNLLAALDALLSTGSVSAAAERMHLSAPAMSHTLARIREALGDPILVRAGRKLVPTPRAVALRDPVRRLIADARLLMQPDGGVPLARVTREFTVRAPEGMGIVYGATLLAALRRDMPLARLRFVPESDSDAMALREGRIDLDVGTLPDKGPEIQTALLYEQRIVGVVGAGHELLKARVTPKRLAAQQHVAVTRRARSVEPLDSLLAAQGCARQIALTVPSAYGALMAAARSSLVACVPEPLARTVAASLGLAMFKLPVAVPPEQVLQAWHPRDEVDPAHRCLREAVAAVSKDARFGPLTGRDAQAPMRGRALAAHRALLAELP, translated from the coding sequence ATGAATTCCATGGACCTGAACCTGCTGGCCGCACTCGATGCCCTGTTGAGCACTGGCAGCGTGAGCGCGGCGGCCGAGCGCATGCACCTGAGCGCGCCGGCCATGAGCCACACGCTCGCGCGCATCCGCGAGGCGCTGGGCGATCCGATCCTCGTGCGGGCCGGCCGCAAGCTGGTGCCGACGCCGCGTGCGGTGGCGCTGCGCGATCCGGTGCGTCGCCTGATCGCCGACGCGCGCCTGCTGATGCAGCCCGACGGCGGCGTGCCGCTGGCGCGTGTGACGCGCGAGTTCACGGTGCGCGCGCCCGAAGGCATGGGCATCGTCTACGGCGCCACCTTGCTGGCCGCGCTGCGGCGCGACATGCCGTTGGCGCGCCTGCGCTTCGTGCCCGAAAGCGACAGCGATGCGATGGCCCTGCGCGAAGGGCGCATCGATCTCGACGTGGGCACGCTGCCCGACAAGGGGCCGGAGATTCAGACCGCGCTGCTGTACGAGCAACGCATCGTCGGCGTGGTCGGGGCGGGGCACGAACTGCTGAAGGCGCGCGTCACGCCCAAGCGCCTGGCGGCCCAGCAGCATGTGGCGGTCACGCGGCGCGCCAGGTCGGTCGAACCCCTCGACAGCCTGCTCGCGGCACAAGGTTGTGCGCGGCAGATCGCATTGACCGTGCCCAGCGCCTATGGCGCGCTGATGGCCGCCGCGCGCTCGTCACTGGTGGCCTGCGTGCCCGAGCCGCTGGCGCGCACCGTGGCCGCGAGCCTCGGCCTGGCGATGTTCAAGCTGCCGGTGGCCGTGCCGCCCGAGCAGGTGCTGCAGGCCTGGCATCCGCGCGACGAGGTGGACCCGGCGCACCGTTGTCTTCGCGAGGCGGTGGCGGCCGTGTCGAAAGATGCGCGCTTCGGCCCACTCACGGGCCGCGACGCGCAGGCCCCGATGCGCGGGCGCGCACTGGCGGCACACCGCGCGCTGCTTGCAGAGTTGCCATGA
- a CDS encoding flavin reductase family protein has product MNASHRRPVPLNKAYRLLNHGPTVLVSAAHDGRRNIMAAAWAMPLDFDPPKVAVVLDKSTWTRVLLEGAGTFALQVPTRAQLDLTEALGNSSGREIAGRDGSDKFAAYGLSTFAGEATGAPLLEGCAAWLECRLLPEPPIQQRYDLFLGEVIAAQADARVFSEGRWHFEGHDELRTLHHVAGGHFIVDGEAVDAKALPRVTP; this is encoded by the coding sequence ATGAACGCCTCTCACCGCCGGCCGGTTCCGTTGAACAAGGCCTACCGTCTCCTGAACCACGGACCGACCGTCCTCGTGAGCGCCGCGCACGATGGCCGGCGCAACATCATGGCTGCGGCCTGGGCGATGCCGCTGGATTTCGATCCGCCCAAGGTGGCGGTCGTGCTCGACAAGAGCACCTGGACGCGCGTGCTGCTCGAAGGCGCGGGCACCTTCGCGCTGCAGGTGCCCACGCGCGCGCAGCTCGACCTGACCGAGGCGCTGGGCAACAGCTCGGGCCGCGAGATTGCCGGGCGCGACGGCAGCGACAAGTTCGCCGCCTACGGCCTCTCGACCTTCGCGGGCGAGGCCACCGGCGCGCCGCTGCTCGAAGGCTGCGCGGCCTGGCTCGAATGCCGGCTGCTGCCCGAGCCGCCGATCCAGCAGCGCTACGACCTGTTCCTGGGCGAGGTGATCGCGGCGCAGGCCGATGCGCGCGTGTTCTCCGAAGGGCGCTGGCATTTCGAGGGGCATGACGAGTTGCGCACGCTGCACCATGTGGCGGGCGGGCACTTCATCGTCGACGGCGAGGCGGTCGATGCGAAGGCGCTGCCGCGCGTGACACCGTAA
- a CDS encoding methyltransferase family protein yields the protein MLFWFQLFLFVAGTAALLYVSRGPLSQPGSHGFFRFFAWECMLVLIVLNLPVWHVDPLSATQLISCVLLALSIWLPIHAVRLLKAHGKPSEARSDDPALYGFEKTSALVTTGAFRYIRHPMYTALMLLAWGAFLKQFTWLTLALVLAATLFLFLTALRDEKECLAHFGDAYREYMRGTRRFIPFLL from the coding sequence ATGCTCTTCTGGTTCCAGCTCTTTCTTTTTGTCGCCGGCACGGCCGCGCTGCTGTACGTGTCGCGCGGCCCGCTCAGCCAGCCCGGCTCCCACGGCTTCTTCCGCTTCTTCGCGTGGGAGTGCATGCTGGTGCTGATCGTGCTGAACCTGCCGGTGTGGCATGTCGATCCGCTCTCGGCCACGCAACTGATCTCGTGCGTGCTGCTGGCGCTGTCGATCTGGCTGCCCATCCATGCGGTGCGGCTGCTCAAGGCACACGGCAAGCCGAGCGAAGCGCGCAGCGATGATCCGGCGCTGTACGGTTTCGAAAAGACCTCGGCACTGGTGACGACCGGCGCCTTCCGCTACATCCGCCACCCGATGTACACGGCGCTGATGCTGCTGGCCTGGGGCGCGTTCCTCAAGCAGTTCACCTGGCTCACGCTGGCGCTGGTGCTGGCGGCCACGCTGTTCCTGTTCCTGACGGCGCTGCGCGACGAAAAGGAATGCCTCGCGCATTTCGGCGACGCCTACCGCGAGTACATGCGCGGCACGCGGCGCTTCATTCCGTTCCTGCTGTGA
- a CDS encoding SDR family NAD(P)-dependent oxidoreductase, producing the protein MFDLTGKVALVTGGNGGIGLGMAQGLAKAGARVIVAARNAQKSAAAVESLKALGSDSFALALDVTDEASVQKAFDEVVARCGRLDILVNNAGTTVRKPVDQLALAEWHQVMDTNLTSAFLCSRAAHPHLKAAGGGKIINIGSMMSIFGAPYAPAYAASKAGIVQLTKSTALSWAADQIQVNAILPGWFETELTDGARNQIPGLYERVKTRAAAGRWGQPSDIAGTAVFLASAASDYVTGTAIPVDGGFSISG; encoded by the coding sequence ATGTTCGATCTCACAGGAAAAGTCGCGCTCGTCACCGGCGGCAACGGCGGCATCGGCCTCGGCATGGCGCAGGGCCTAGCCAAGGCCGGCGCCCGCGTCATCGTCGCGGCGCGCAATGCACAGAAGTCGGCCGCCGCGGTCGAATCGCTGAAGGCATTGGGCAGCGACAGCTTCGCGCTCGCACTCGACGTGACCGACGAAGCCTCGGTGCAGAAGGCCTTCGACGAGGTCGTCGCGCGCTGCGGCCGCCTCGACATCCTCGTGAACAACGCCGGCACCACGGTGCGCAAGCCGGTCGACCAGCTCGCGCTGGCCGAGTGGCACCAGGTGATGGACACCAACCTCACCAGCGCCTTCCTGTGCAGCCGCGCCGCGCACCCGCACCTGAAGGCCGCGGGCGGCGGCAAGATCATCAACATCGGCTCGATGATGTCGATCTTCGGCGCGCCCTACGCCCCGGCCTATGCCGCGAGCAAGGCCGGCATCGTGCAGCTCACCAAGTCGACCGCGCTCTCGTGGGCGGCCGACCAGATCCAGGTCAACGCCATCCTTCCGGGCTGGTTCGAGACCGAGCTGACCGACGGCGCACGCAACCAGATTCCGGGCCTGTACGAACGCGTGAAGACGCGCGCCGCCGCCGGCCGCTGGGGCCAGCCCTCGGACATCGCGGGCACAGCCGTGTTCCTGGCGAGCGCCGCGTCCGACTACGTGACTGGTACCGCCATTCCCGTCGACGGCGGGTTTTCGATCTCCGGTTGA
- a CDS encoding ChbG/HpnK family deacetylase codes for MRTTTTPPSRSLCICADDFGLSAGVNAAVIDLAERGIASATSCMVRRRAWLAGARALLRIDAGAFDAGLHLDLTRPEVSGGPEPALTGLVARTWTHTAFAPGLRADIRDQFSRFEDAMHRAPAFVDGHRHVHQLPMVRELLVEEIVRRYGASPPWLRHTAPGPGRGAERLKAGLIHALGAAGLSALARRHGIPTSRRLLGVYDFAGDMEDHRQRLTAWIAASETGDVLMCHPSAGLTPGDPIGPARLREYAVLRDLVFPMQGVDGDGEVVPAPLSRWLGTTPVEVPHRAAA; via the coding sequence ATGCGCACCACCACCACGCCCCCCTCCCGCAGCCTGTGCATCTGCGCCGACGACTTCGGCCTGAGCGCCGGCGTGAACGCGGCCGTCATCGACCTGGCGGAGCGAGGCATCGCCTCGGCCACCAGCTGCATGGTGCGCCGCCGCGCCTGGCTGGCCGGTGCGCGGGCACTGCTGCGCATCGACGCCGGCGCCTTCGACGCCGGCCTGCACCTGGACCTCACGCGGCCCGAGGTCTCCGGCGGCCCCGAGCCGGCCCTGACCGGGCTGGTGGCACGCACCTGGACGCACACGGCTTTCGCCCCGGGCCTGCGCGCCGACATCCGCGACCAGTTCAGCCGCTTCGAGGACGCCATGCACCGCGCGCCCGCCTTCGTCGACGGGCACCGCCACGTGCACCAGCTGCCGATGGTGCGCGAGCTGCTGGTGGAAGAAATCGTGCGGCGCTACGGCGCGTCGCCGCCCTGGCTGCGCCACACGGCGCCGGGCCCGGGCCGGGGCGCCGAGCGGCTGAAGGCCGGCCTCATCCATGCGCTGGGCGCCGCAGGCCTGTCGGCGCTGGCCCGCCGCCACGGCATTCCCACGAGCCGTCGCCTGCTCGGCGTGTACGACTTCGCGGGCGACATGGAAGACCATCGGCAGCGCCTCACCGCATGGATCGCAGCAAGCGAGACGGGCGACGTGCTCATGTGCCACCCCTCCGCCGGCCTGACGCCGGGCGACCCGATCGGCCCCGCGCGGCTGCGCGAATACGCGGTGCTGCGCGACCTGGTGTTTCCCATGCAGGGTGTCGACGGTGACGGCGAGGTGGTGCCGGCGCCGCTGTCGCGGTGGCTCGGCACGACCCCGGTCGAAGTGCCGCACCGCGCAGCGGCCTGA
- the paaZ gene encoding phenylacetic acid degradation bifunctional protein PaaZ: MTTLQSYIAGRWIGQEAAQSLRSAVNGQAVASTHAEAIDFAEALAHARRVGIPALMKLDFQQRAERLKALAKYLAANKEALYAVSAHTGATRADGWIDIEGGAGTLSAYASIGTNELPSGNLVHEGPAFPLGKKGGFAGTHILVPRGGVAVHINAFNFPVWGLLEKFAPSFLAGMPCIGKPATATSYLTEALMKLIVQSGILPEGSLQLVIGSTGDLLDRLEGPDVVTFTGSADTAAKLRVNANLVRQSIPFNAEADSLNCAILAPDVTPDDEEFDLFVKEVAREMTTKAGQKCTAIRRAIVPRQHLDAVAEKLRARLAKTVIGDPSREDVRMGALASRDQQADVAERVATLLQGAELVYGARDGFSPVGDGVSEGAFFAPTLLLSRKPLEHDAAHDIEAFGPVSTLMPYDGIDEALALAARGKGSLVGTLVTRDPAIAAKAIPVAAAWHGRLLVLDREAAAESTGHGSPLPQLKHGGPGRAGGGEELGGLRAVKHYLQRAALQGSPTMLAAVTGEHVRGAALRESEVHPFRRYFEELRIGDSLLTHRRTVGEADIVAFGGISGDYFYMHFDEEAAKASPFGKRIAHGYFVLSAAAGLFVSPSPGPVLANYGLDTLRFVKPVGIGDTIQARLTCKRKIDRNKKDASGQGQGVVAWDVEVTNQLGELVASYDILTLVSKKPETT; encoded by the coding sequence ATGACCACCCTTCAAAGCTACATCGCCGGCCGCTGGATCGGCCAGGAAGCCGCGCAATCGCTGCGCAGCGCCGTCAACGGCCAGGCCGTGGCGAGCACGCACGCCGAGGCCATCGACTTCGCCGAGGCGCTGGCGCATGCACGCCGCGTCGGCATTCCCGCGCTCATGAAGCTCGACTTCCAGCAGCGCGCCGAGCGACTGAAGGCGCTGGCCAAGTACCTCGCCGCGAACAAGGAAGCACTGTATGCCGTGTCGGCCCACACCGGCGCCACGCGCGCCGACGGCTGGATCGACATCGAAGGCGGCGCCGGCACGCTGAGCGCCTACGCCAGCATCGGCACCAACGAGCTGCCCTCGGGCAACCTCGTGCACGAAGGCCCGGCCTTCCCGCTCGGCAAGAAGGGCGGCTTCGCGGGCACGCACATCCTGGTGCCGCGCGGCGGCGTGGCGGTGCACATCAACGCCTTCAACTTCCCGGTGTGGGGCCTGCTCGAGAAGTTCGCGCCCAGCTTCCTCGCGGGCATGCCCTGCATCGGCAAGCCGGCCACGGCCACCAGCTACCTCACCGAGGCGCTGATGAAGCTCATCGTGCAGTCGGGCATCCTGCCCGAGGGCAGCCTGCAGCTCGTGATCGGCAGCACGGGCGACCTGCTCGACCGCCTCGAAGGGCCCGACGTGGTCACCTTCACCGGCTCGGCCGACACCGCCGCCAAGCTGCGCGTGAACGCGAACCTGGTGCGCCAGTCGATCCCGTTCAACGCCGAGGCCGACTCGCTCAACTGCGCGATCCTCGCGCCCGACGTGACGCCCGACGACGAAGAGTTCGATCTCTTCGTGAAAGAAGTGGCGCGCGAGATGACCACCAAGGCCGGCCAGAAGTGCACGGCCATCCGCCGCGCGATCGTGCCGCGCCAGCACCTCGACGCGGTGGCCGAGAAGCTGCGCGCCCGCCTGGCCAAGACCGTCATCGGCGACCCGTCGCGCGAAGACGTGCGCATGGGCGCCCTCGCCTCGCGCGACCAGCAGGCCGACGTGGCCGAACGCGTCGCCACGCTGCTGCAGGGCGCGGAGCTGGTGTACGGCGCACGCGACGGCTTCTCGCCCGTGGGCGACGGCGTGAGCGAAGGCGCGTTCTTTGCGCCCACGCTGCTCTTGAGCCGCAAGCCGCTCGAACACGATGCGGCGCACGACATCGAGGCCTTCGGCCCCGTCAGCACGCTCATGCCCTACGACGGCATCGACGAAGCACTTGCGCTGGCCGCGCGCGGCAAGGGCAGCCTCGTGGGCACGCTCGTCACACGCGACCCGGCCATCGCGGCCAAGGCCATTCCGGTCGCTGCCGCCTGGCACGGCCGCCTGCTGGTGCTCGACCGCGAGGCCGCCGCCGAATCGACCGGCCACGGCTCGCCGCTGCCGCAGCTCAAGCACGGCGGCCCGGGCCGCGCGGGCGGCGGCGAAGAGCTCGGCGGCCTGCGCGCCGTGAAGCACTACCTGCAGCGCGCCGCGCTGCAGGGCTCGCCCACCATGCTCGCGGCCGTCACCGGCGAGCACGTGCGCGGCGCCGCGCTGCGCGAGAGCGAGGTGCATCCCTTCCGCCGCTACTTCGAAGAGCTGCGCATCGGCGACTCGCTGCTCACGCATCGCCGCACCGTGGGCGAGGCCGACATCGTCGCCTTCGGCGGCATCTCGGGCGACTACTTCTACATGCACTTCGACGAAGAGGCGGCCAAGGCTTCGCCCTTCGGCAAGCGCATTGCGCACGGCTACTTCGTGCTGTCGGCGGCCGCGGGCCTGTTCGTCTCGCCCTCGCCGGGCCCGGTGCTGGCCAACTACGGCCTGGACACGCTGCGCTTCGTCAAGCCCGTGGGCATCGGCGACACCATCCAGGCGCGCCTGACCTGCAAGCGCAAGATCGACCGCAACAAGAAGGACGCGAGCGGCCAGGGCCAGGGCGTGGTGGCCTGGGACGTGGAGGTGACCAACCAGCTCGGCGAGCTGGTCGCGAGCTACGATATCCTGACGCTCGTCTCCAAGAAACCAGAAACCACCTGA